A genomic segment from Streptosporangium roseum DSM 43021 encodes:
- a CDS encoding YgfZ/GcvT domain-containing protein, with protein MRSPLLDTPGAVAAETPDADVAGHYGDPFAEQRAFLAGEAMVDRSNREVVRVSGPDRLSWLNSLSSQKLDDLKPGQATQTLLLDAQGRVEHHLTLVDDGEAVWAHVEPGTSAELVAFLDKMRFMLRVEVADVTADYAVVSVADAARLTPPAGAVPAGDDVLLPRELLADRLGGLRLAGLWAYEALRIEGHRPRLGFETDHKTIPHEVGWIGAALHLSKGCYKGQETVARVHNLGHPPRRLVFLHLDGSVDTLPKHGAPVVHDEVEVGFVGSSARHHELGPIALAVVKRTVPVDATLQAEGVAATQEVIVPPDAGRNVSIDPALRRRIR; from the coding sequence ATGCGAAGCCCTCTGCTGGACACTCCCGGCGCGGTCGCGGCCGAGACCCCTGACGCCGACGTCGCCGGACACTACGGCGACCCGTTCGCCGAGCAGCGCGCCTTCCTCGCCGGTGAGGCGATGGTCGACCGCAGCAACCGCGAGGTCGTCCGGGTCTCCGGGCCCGACCGGCTGAGCTGGCTCAACAGCCTGAGCTCGCAGAAACTCGACGACCTGAAACCCGGTCAGGCCACCCAGACGCTGCTTCTGGACGCCCAGGGCAGGGTGGAGCACCATCTCACGCTCGTCGACGACGGCGAGGCCGTGTGGGCCCATGTGGAGCCGGGCACGTCGGCCGAGCTCGTCGCGTTCCTGGACAAGATGCGGTTCATGCTCCGGGTCGAGGTCGCCGACGTGACGGCCGACTACGCGGTGGTCTCCGTGGCCGACGCCGCGCGGCTCACCCCGCCCGCCGGGGCCGTTCCCGCCGGTGACGACGTGCTGCTCCCGCGAGAGCTGCTCGCCGACCGGCTCGGCGGCCTGCGGCTCGCCGGGCTCTGGGCCTACGAGGCGCTGCGGATCGAGGGCCACCGTCCCCGGCTGGGCTTCGAGACCGACCACAAGACCATCCCGCACGAGGTGGGCTGGATCGGCGCCGCCCTCCACCTGAGCAAGGGCTGCTACAAGGGCCAGGAGACCGTGGCCCGGGTGCACAACCTCGGCCACCCCCCGCGCCGCCTGGTCTTCCTGCACCTGGACGGCAGCGTGGACACCCTGCCCAAGCACGGTGCCCCCGTGGTTCACGACGAGGTGGAGGTCGGCTTCGTCGGCAGCTCCGCCCGGCACCACGAGCTCGGCCCGATCGCGCTGGCCGTGGTCAAGCGGACCGTGCCGGTGGACGCCACGCTGCAGGCCGAGGGGGTGGCGGCGACCCAGGAGGTCATCGTGCCGCCGGACGCCGGACGCAACGTCTCCATCGACCCGGCCCTGCGCCGCCGCATCCGCTGA
- a CDS encoding Fur family transcriptional regulator yields the protein MTETSWHEQLRARGYRVTPQRQLVLEAVKAAEHATPEEICARVRETARGVNISTVYRTLELLEELGMVTHTHLGHGAPTYHLAADSDHVHLVCHECGEINEARPEVVQEFVTKLDEELGFAIDVHHLTVFGRCRNCR from the coding sequence ATGACCGAGACGTCGTGGCATGAGCAACTGCGGGCGCGCGGTTACCGGGTCACCCCGCAACGCCAGTTGGTGCTTGAGGCGGTCAAGGCCGCGGAGCATGCCACTCCCGAGGAGATCTGCGCCCGGGTGCGGGAGACCGCCCGCGGGGTGAACATCTCGACCGTCTACCGGACCCTCGAACTGCTCGAGGAGCTCGGCATGGTCACCCACACTCACCTCGGGCACGGCGCCCCCACCTACCATCTGGCCGCCGACTCCGACCACGTGCACCTGGTCTGCCACGAATGCGGGGAGATCAACGAGGCCCGTCCGGAGGTGGTGCAGGAATTCGTCACCAAGCTCGACGAGGAGCTCGGCTTCGCCATCGACGTGCACCATCTGACCGTCTTCGGCCGCTGCCGTAACTGCCGCTGA